GCGCGGCAGGCCTTTTCGTAAGGTTTCTGACCGGTGGCAAAACCCGCTTTGTAGACCCCGTTGTTCACGTTGTCATAGATGAAGGCGGCAAGCTCGGCGTGTTCGGCTTCGATGTCCTTCGGAAAGAGGTCAACCTCGCTTCGACCTACCGCTGCGAACGCATCGTTAAACATGCGGCAGATGTCGTCCTCGGAGTTATTGACGATCCGGCGCATTTGTTTATCCCAGAGCACCGGCACCGTGACGCGCCCGGCAAAGTAAGGATCGGAGGCCGTGTAGGCTTCGCTGAGGAAGGCAAAACCGTTGACCGGATCGGTGCTGTAGCCCGGTCCGTCGCGAAAGGCCCAGCCGCGCCCATCACGAACCGGGTCGACGACCGTCAGGCCGACGGCCTGCTCCAGGCCTTTCAGGTTGCGCACGATCAGGGTGCGGCTCGCCCAGGGGCAGGCCAGCGAGATGTAAAGGTGATAACGGCCGGCAACGGCTGGGTACGGCGTCGAACCGTCCGCCGAGATCCATTCGCGAAAAGCGTCTTCCTGCCGCTCGAATTCGCCTTCGGTGGATTGCTCCTCGGGGAACTGTGGTTTGGGGGCCATGGCGTCAACCAAGCTAACAGCAGTCCGGGGGGAGGATCAAGCGGCCGTCCCGGTGCTGATCCGATAGCCGTGCGCATCCGGCGCGAACCCCGGCGCCGACTTCTCACGTGTTCTTTTTTCCCAATGTCATTAAGGTTGGGCGCAAGCATGCACGTGTTGCGCCTCCCTGGCCTCGATCTCGATCTGCGCAAAGAGTTACGGCTGACGCGTACCGCGCCGGCAATTGAATCCGGTCTCCGCGGCGCCGTTGCGATGGCGGTCCCGATCGCGGTTGGACTGGCTGCCGGAGCGCCGGCCCTGGGAAGCGTTGCCGCCCTCGGGTGCTGGTTTACCCTGCTGGCTGACATCGGAGGCACCTACAGCCAGAAGGCCAGGTCGATGTGGGCGGGAAATCTCGCCGTATCCACGGCGATTCTGATGGGCGGATTGGCCGCCCGCATTCCCGTGGTCACCTGGCTGGTAACCTTCGCCTGGGTCCTGGCGGGCGGTCTGGGCTCGCTTTTCGGACCCACGGCGGCTCAGATCAGCCTGCTCGCTTCGGTGATGTTCTTGATCTCGAGCGGCGTGATCGGGCCGGTAAACTCCTGGTTCCAAGCCGGGTTGTGCCTGGCGGGCGGCGCCTGGGCGACGCTGTTGTCCCTGGGCGTATGGTCGATCCATCCCAATCGCCCCGTACGGGAAGCGGTGAGCCGATTGTACATTACCCTTTCCACCCTTCTGCAGGACGGCGCCGCGGCGGTGGAACCGGCCGTTGATGAAACGCCCTGGCGCAGCCAGTCCCTTGGCGAATTTACCCAGCAGCTTGAGACGGCCCGCCAAGTGTGGGCGGCAGTGCGCACCAAGCGCAACGGACTGAGCGAGTCCGAACGACAACTCCTCATCGCGCAGGAGAATGCGCAGCAAAGCGTCCGCTCCGTGGTCGCTTATATCGAAACCCTCGGGGTGATAGCGCGGGACCTCCCTGACCTGCGGGCCACACTCCTCCAACTCACCACCGCATTTGCTACGACGGCGGGGGAACTGGCTGCATCCATCCTGAAACGGCAACGCCCCGCGGCGCCTGTCACGATGGAAGCGGCCCTGGCAAATCTTAATGACGTCTTCAACGAACGCCGCACCGCAACGGTCATGGAGCGGGATGAGTACCGCACGCTGGCAAGCTTCGCGAAATTTATGCGGCATGCGTCGTTGTTGGCCGGCCAATTCCGGCGGCTCGCCGAAGTCCTGGGCCGGCCCGAACGGATCCGGTTGGACACGGCGACGATGTTCCCGGGTGCGAGTGTCCCGCTCACCCGGCGTACGAATGCCGGGCAGATCCTGCGGGCCAATCTGACTCTGCGATCGGTTCCCTTCCGGCATGCCCTCCGGGTTGCGTTCCTGACTGTGGCCACGCAGGCGGCAGGGTCTCTGCTTGGCTGGCAACGTTCCTACTGGATACCGATCACGGTGCTGATCATTATGAAAGCCGATTACGGCGGCACGATCTCGCGTGCGATCCAACGGACGATTGGTACGACGCTCGGCGGCCTGATTGCGGCGATCCTTGCCGTCGGGGTGCAAAGCGTCGCACTCCAGGGTGTTCTCATCGCGATCCTGGCATTTGTCGCCTTCACGGTCAGGCCTCTGAACTACGCTATCTTTACGATCGCATTGACGCCGCTCTTCATGGTGATGGCAAACCTCCTTGACGAAGGGGACTGGCGCGTCAGCCTTTTGCGAATCGGCTACACGGTGCTCGGCGGGATGATCTGCCTGGCAGGCGGTTACATCTTACTGCCCGACTGGGAACGAACCCGGCTTCCGGCGCAAGTCGCCAAAACTATCCGCGCGAACCTGACCTATTTTCAGAAGGTAATGGGCCTCTACATCTCCCGATCCGGCGCCTCGGCCGAGATCGACCAGGTGCATCGGGCCGCGGAGGTAGAAGACGCCAACGCTTCGGCAGCCGCGCAACGCTTGCTTGCCGAACCCCGCCACCAACGGGGCGACGCGGAGTCCTGGATAACCCTGGTCGTTTACCTCCGGGGACTCACCAACTCCACGACCACCCTCGCCGAACA
This portion of the Verrucomicrobiota bacterium genome encodes:
- a CDS encoding glutathione S-transferase family protein, with amino-acid sequence MAPKPQFPEEQSTEGEFERQEDAFREWISADGSTPYPAVAGRYHLYISLACPWASRTLIVRNLKGLEQAVGLTVVDPVRDGRGWAFRDGPGYSTDPVNGFAFLSEAYTASDPYFAGRVTVPVLWDKQMRRIVNNSEDDICRMFNDAFAAVGRSEVDLFPKDIEAEHAELAAFIYDNVNNGVYKAGFATGQKPYEKACRALFAALDRLEARLATRRYLFGARIVEADWRLFCTLIRFDSVYHGHFKCNVRRILDCPNLQGYLLDLYQQPGIAETVNLDHIKRHYYITHDDINPTRIVPIGPALDLTRPHGRERM
- a CDS encoding FUSC family protein — encoded protein: MSLRLGASMHVLRLPGLDLDLRKELRLTRTAPAIESGLRGAVAMAVPIAVGLAAGAPALGSVAALGCWFTLLADIGGTYSQKARSMWAGNLAVSTAILMGGLAARIPVVTWLVTFAWVLAGGLGSLFGPTAAQISLLASVMFLISSGVIGPVNSWFQAGLCLAGGAWATLLSLGVWSIHPNRPVREAVSRLYITLSTLLQDGAAAVEPAVDETPWRSQSLGEFTQQLETARQVWAAVRTKRNGLSESERQLLIAQENAQQSVRSVVAYIETLGVIARDLPDLRATLLQLTTAFATTAGELAASILKRQRPAAPVTMEAALANLNDVFNERRTATVMERDEYRTLASFAKFMRHASLLAGQFRRLAEVLGRPERIRLDTATMFPGASVPLTRRTNAGQILRANLTLRSVPFRHALRVAFLTVATQAAGSLLGWQRSYWIPITVLIIMKADYGGTISRAIQRTIGTTLGGLIAAILAVGVQSVALQGVLIAILAFVAFTVRPLNYAIFTIALTPLFMVMANLLDEGDWRVSLLRIGYTVLGGMICLAGGYILLPDWERTRLPAQVAKTIRANLTYFQKVMGLYISRSGASAEIDQVHRAAEVEDANASAAAQRLLAEPRHQRGDAESWITLVVYLRGLTNSTTTLAEHAREISDGSALPGLSELTAAIAGALEDLAQTIENKQKCSTLFQLDKEFARLRAEVERLHLARLQERSADADTVTPTVSAVRENTFLSIELDQIITKVNVLRDATERVAGSG